The DNA segment CTTTGGTCCCGCTCCTGATCCTATGGATGCTGTGGGGCTGCAACAAACCTGAGCCTGGAGGCGCCCAGACCACCGAACAGCCGGTGAACGTCGTGGCAACGACGGTGAAGACGCAGGATGTCCCCATCGTCTTCGAATTCATCGCCCAGGTGGAAAGCTCCCGCGAGGTGAACATCCAGGCGCGGGTGAGCGGCTTTCTGGAGAAGCGGGTCTACATCGAAGGGGCCGTCGTCCAGGAGGGGGAAACCCTCTTTCTGATGGATCAGAGGCCCTTCAAGGCGCAGCTTGTGCAGGCCGAGGCCGCCCTCGCCCGCCAGCAGGCCGCCTACGAGGTGGCGCGCCGGAATCTCGCGCGCGTCAAGCCGCTCGCCGCGGCCGACGCCCTTTCTCAGAAGGACCTGGATGACGCGACGGGCCAATACCAGTCTACGGCCGCAGCCGTCGAACAGGCCAAGGCCACCGTCGAGCAGGCCCGGCTCGACCTTTCCTACACCGTTATCACCTCGCCGGTCACCGGCATCACAGGTTCAGCCGAACAGGCCGACGGCACCTATCTCAGCTTCAACAACAGTCAGCTGACCACGGTCACGGTGCTCTCGCCGATCTATGTGAACTTCAGCGTCTCCGAAAACGACTGGCTGCGCTCGCGCGACCAGATCGCCAAGGGGAGGCTCATCCAGCCCGAAGGCGAAGCCTACACCGCGGAGATCATCCTGGCCGACGGCTCGCTCTATCCGCTTACCGGCAGGCTGACCTTCGCCGATCCTTCCTTCAACCCCGAGACGGGGACCTTCCTGATCCGCGCCACCTTCGACAACCCCGACGGCGAGCTCCACCCGAACCAGTACGTCCGCATCCGCCTGAAAGGGGCCATCCGGCCCAATGCGGTCCTCGTCCCCCAGCGCGCGGTTCAACAGTCATCCAAGGGGCACTTCGTGTGGATTCAAGGCAAGGATGACAGGGCCGAGACACGCCCCGTCCTCGTCGGTGAGTGGCACGGGGATCAGTGGGTCATCTCCGAAGGACTGCACCCTGGAGACCGGGTCATCGTGGACGGGATGCTCGCCCTCAGGCCGGGCGCCCTGTTGAAGGTCAACCACCCGATCGATCAGGAGGGCACAGAAAAACCGGCCGTTGACCACAACGACCCACCGGAAAGCGGCCGCTGAGCGGAGAGGGGCACCCATGTTCTCTAGATTCTTCATCGAAAGACCCATCTTCGCGACCGTCGTCTCCCTCATCATCGTGATCGCCGGGCTGGTGGCCATGAGCGCCCTGCCGGTCTCCCAGTATCCGAGCATCACCCCGGTCCAGATCCAGGTGACCACCACCTACCCCGGTGCCGACAGCAAAACGGTCGGCGACTCGGTGGCGGCCCCCATCGAAGCCCAGATCAACGGGGTCGACAACATGCTCTACATGACCTCGACCAGCTCCAGCACGGGCCAGATGACCATCACCGTCTATTTCACCCTCGACACCGACCCGGACATGGCCGAAGTGCAGGTCCAGAACCGGGTGAACCTCGCCATGCCCCAGCTGCCCGAGGCCGTCGTGCAGTACGGCGTATCGGTGCAGAAGAAATCCTCCAGCATGCTGATGATCGTCGCGGTCACCGACGACGAGGGCCGCTACAGCCCGGAGTATGTCACCAACTACGCCAACGTCTACATCCTCGATGCCATCAAGCGGGTCAACGGCGCCGGGCAGGCCCAGATCTTCGGCGTCCCGGACCAGGCCATGCGCATCTGGATGAACCCGGACCGGATGGCCTCCCTCGGGATCACCACCTCCGACATCCAGAACGCAGTGGCCAAACAAAATGCCCTTTTCGGGGCAGGCCAGGTAGGCCAGCAGCCCACGGACGGACCGGTGCAGTTGACCTTCCCGGTGGTGACCGAGGCCCCCTTCGTGACCCCTGCCGAATACGAGAACATCATCCTGCGCGCGGGGCAGGAGGGCAGCGCGATCGTGCGCCTCAAGGACGTCGCCCGTGCGGAGGTCGGGCGCAGACTCTATATCGATGACAACCGCTTGAACGGGAAGCCCGCGACCTTCATCGCCGTCTACCAACAGCCGGGAGCCAACGGACTCGAGGTCTCCAAGGCCGTCCGCAAGACGCTCCAGGACATGAAGCGCACGCTCCCTGAGGGCATCGACTACCTGATCGCGCTCGATACGACCGATTTCGTGCGCCTGTCCATCAAGGAGGTCATCCACACCCTCTTCGAGGCGATTTTCCTGGTCGTCCTGGTCGTCTACCTCTTCCTCCAGAGCTTCCGCGCCACGATCATCTGCACCGTGGCGATCTTCGTGGCGCTCATCGGCACCTTTCCCGGGATGCTCGCCCTGGGTTTTTCGATCAATCTCCTGACGCTCTTCGGCATCGTCCTCGCCATCGGGATGGTCGTCGACGACGCCATCGTCGTCGTCGAAAACGTCGAGCGGAATATGACCAAGAACAACCTGGCGCCCAAGGAGGCGACCATCCGGGCCATGGAAGAGATCGGCACCTCCCTCATCGCCGTGGTGCTGGTGATGGCCTCCGTCTTCATCCCGGCCGCGTTCCTGCCCGGCACCACCGGGCAGCTCTACAAGCAGTTCGCCATCACCATCGTGATCTCGGTGGCCCTCTCCGGGTTCGTCGCCCTCACGCTCACGCCGGCGATGTGCGGGCTCATGCTCAAGCACTCGTCGCCGCCCCGCCGCGGCCCCTTCGCCTGGTTCAACCGCCTCTTCGACCGGTTCACCCTGGCCTTCGGCGACGCGGTGGTCCTCATGATCAAACGCATGACCGTCGCCTTCATCCTGCTCGCCGTGTTCATGGGCGTGCTCGTGCACCTCTTCCGAACTACGCCAACGAGCTTCGTCCCCAACGAGGACCAGGGCTACCTGATGGGCCTGGTGATGATGCCCGATGCCGCCAGCCTCGAGCGGACCGTCGAGACCTCCAGCCGGATCGATGCGATCTTCAGCAAGGACCCGGCCGTCGCCGTCCGCAGCGCCATCAACGGCTACAGCCTGATCGACGGCCAGTACAAGCCCAATGCGGCCACCTTTTTCGTGTCCCTGGAGGACTTCGAGGAGCGGTACTCGTCGATCGACCGCGCGCGCAAGGAGAACGCCCGCGCGGTCCTCCAATCCGCCTACGCCCAGGCGCAGGCAATCGACACCGGCCGGTTCATCCCCATCCCGCCGCCGGCCATCCCCGGCATCGGCACCACGGGCGGGTTCGAGTTCTGGGTACAGGACAAGGGGTCGGGCGATCCGGCCCGGCTCTACCAGATCACCCAGGACTTCCTGGCCAAGGCGCGCCAGCGGCCGGAGCTCTCCGGGCTGAACACCACCTTCCGCGCCGCCTCCCAGCAGTTGAAGGCCGAGGTCGACCGGGAGAAGTCGATGCTGCTCGGTCTGCCGGTGGAGGATGTGTACAGCGCCCTCCAGGCCCAGTTCGGCTCCATCACCGTCAGCCAGTTCAACCAGTACAGCCGGGTCTGGAACGTCGTGCTCCAATCCGACGCCCCTTTCCGGCGCGAGCCCGCGGACATCACCCGGATCTACACGCGCTCCCACAACGGCGAGATGATCCCGCTCTCGGCCGTCGTGACGGCCCGCTACGTGAGCGGGCCTGACATGGTGCCTCATTTCAACGGCTTCCCGGCCGCCCAGGTCACGGGGTCGGCGGCACCAGGGTACAGCTCCGGAGATGCGATCGCCGCCATGGAGCAGGTCGCGGCGGAGGTCCTTCCGGAAGGGTACAACTACGCCTGGTCGGGCATGGCTTACGAAGAGAAACAATCCGGCGGGACGTCGACGGCCGCCTTCGCCTTCGGCCTGATCATCGTTTTCCTGGTCCTCGCCGCGCAATTCGAGTCCTGGACCCTCCCCGGTTCGGTCATGACGGCCGTCCCCTTCGGCGTCCTCGGGGCCCTGGCGTTCAACTGGATGCGCGGGCTCGAGAACAACGTCTATTTCCAGATCGGGCTGCTGGTGCTGATCGGGCTGGGCGCAAAGAACGCAGTCCTGCGGGTCACCTTCGCCGTGGAGCTGCGCAGGCAGGGGCTGTCGGTCATGGAGGCCACCATCAAGGCGGGCGAGGAGCGGCTGCGGCCGATCATCATGACCTCCCTCGCCTTCATCTTCGGGGTGCTCCCCCTGGCGGTCGCCACAGGCGCCGGGGCCAACGCCCGGCACTCGATCGGCACCGGCATCATGGGCGGCATGATCGGAGAGGCCACTTTGGCGATGCTCTATGTACCGCTCTTCTTCTACCTGTTCGACCGCTGGAGCGAACGCTCCAAAGGAAAACACACCCCCCCGCCGCCCCCGGCCGCGCCTGCTGCGCCCGAGGACCGGCACCCGGAGGTGAACTGACATGCGCCGCCTCGCTCTTCTCTTCCTTCTGCTCCTCCTGGCCGGCTGCATGACCGGCCCCGATTACCATCGCCCGGAACTGGACGTCCCGCCGTCCTTCCGCTACGCAGAGGCCGATGCGAAGCAGACCGCCGATACCGAATGGTGGAAGAGCTTCGAGGACCCGGTTCTGACAGCCCTGATCGGCGAGGCCCTCACAAACAACCACACCCTCAAGGCCGCGGCGGCCAACATCGAGCAGGCGGCCGCGGTGCTCATGCAGGTCCGCTCCCCGCTCTTCCCGCAGGCCGACTACGGCGCCGCCGCCGGCCGCGCACGGACGAGCGGATTCGGCACGAGCCCCCTCTCCTCCCTCATCGAAAACCCCAGCGATTCGTTCCAGGTCTTCGCCGGCGCCTCTTGGGAGATCGACCTCTGGGGGCGCATCCGCCGCCTGTCGGAGGCCGCGCGGGCCGATCTGTTCGCCTCGGAAGAAGCCTATCGAGGCGTGATCCTCTCGCTCGTGTCGGCCGTCGCCGAAAGCTACATCCAGCTCCGCGGCCTCGATGAGCAGCTCGCCATCGCCCGCCGCACCCTAGAGGCCTACGGGGAGTCCGTCGAACTCTTCGAACTGCAGCACCGTCACGGGCAGGTCTCCAGGCTGATCGTCGAACAGGCCCGCTCGCAGTACCAGACGGCCGCGGCCGCCATCCCCCAGATCGAATCACAGGTCGCACAGACGGAAAACGCCCTGTCGATCCTCCTAGGGCGGAACCCCGGGGGCATCGACCGGGGGCGCTCCATCCTGGAAATGGCCCTGCCCGCCGTCCCCGCCGGACTCCCCTCCGAGCTGCTCGAACGCCGTCCGGACCTGGCCCAGGCCGAACAGAACCTGATCGCCGCCAACGCCCGCATCGGCGCCGCCAAGGCCCTCTATTTCCCGACCATCTCGCTCACCGGCGCATTCGGCTTCGAGAGCTCGGAGCTTTCGGACCTCTTCCAGGGTTCCTCCAAAACCTGGAGCTACTCGGGCTCCGTCACCGGCCCGATCTTCACCGCGGGCGCCATCAAAGGCCAGGTCAAGCAGGCCGAAGCGGCCCGTCTCGCCTCGCTCGAGACCTACCGCGACACCATCCTGAACGCCTTCAAGGACACCGAAAACGCCCTCGTCTCGCGCCGCAAGCTCTCCAACGAACTCCAGGCCCGCGAGTCCCTCGCCGCCGCCCTCCGCGAATACGCCCGTCTCGCCCGCATGCAGTACGACGGCGGCTACACCCCCTATCTCACCGTCCTCGACGCCGAATCCCAGCTCTTCCCCGCCGAGCTCAACGTCGCCCAAACCCGCGCCCTCCTCCTCACCTCCTACATCACCCTCTACAAATCCCTAGGCGGTGGTGCGGTGGGGTCGGACCAAGATAAGTATTTACAATTAAAAGATAAAGACGCTAAAATCGGTCCTTTTTGGGCCTTAAAACCCCCTTTTTGGGGTCAAAATCAGTAGTAGTGGGATCGGTTGAAATTGGGGTCGGACCAAGCCAAGCAGCTGAAAGCAATCAATAAGCCCTATAAAAATTCGCCTTTCTACAGCTTAAACGCACCTTTTTAGGGTCAAAATGGAAAATCCAATCAGATCCAGCCGGTTTTGAGGTTCCATGCATGGCGTCATGCGCATCGTCATCTTCCCATATGCCAGTCAGCGCGGTGCGGCCACCGATTAGCCGTTATCCATCCAGAAGCAATCATCGGGTGCGCCCCTGTTTGCAATCCCCGTTTGCAAATACACGCTGCTTGACGCTCCATCACCCCGGAAATCTTCCGTTTCTCCCTCGGAAATCACTCCATGCCTCCGCCACCGCTCGTCTTCCTCGGGAAAAAGCCGATCCTAGGCCGTCACCTCGCCCTTCGCTTTTCGAACCGATGCGTGCTTGAGAGGAATAAAAACGACGGCCGTATTTCTTGAGAGCAAAAAAAAACGACAGCTGGATTTCGAGACCAGCCGTCGCTTTTCCCTCAAGAACACGCTAAAAGGAGAATCCGTGCTGCTCCCGTTTCCGCCTCCGCAAAGCGAGGAAGCCCATCACCCCCGTCAGGAAAACCGCCAACACCATACCCAACTCCGACAACACGGGAACCGGCTTGACAGCCTCAAAAATCGTAACGCTGTATTCTTGGATGATCGAGCACCCTGCGCCGTCCTGAAACCCTTCATCTTTCGCGATGATCGCAAAGCTCCAGGTGCCCGCAGCAGCCGGGATCCCTGACAGGATGATTTTCCCCGGTTGGATATCGATAGCGAGCCCATCCGGCACCTCTCCGCCGGCAAACTCAATATCGTAAGGTCCCACTCCACCGGCGGCGGTAATCGTTTGGCTATAGTGCTGATCTACTCTCCCGCTCTTCAGACTGTTCGAAGAGGGAGCGAAGACAACGTCAGGACAGAGGTAAACTCTTGTCCCGGCTTGAGCCGTTGCGGGACCGAATGCTTGTCCTTCCTCGTTTTTCCAACCGGCGCTCGCTGTATCGATGAGCAGGGCGCTGTCCGAGACATCTAAGTCTACGGTCGCCCTCAGCGTGATTGTCCTGCTGCCGCCCGCCTCGATGGTCCCCAGATCAAAGGTCACCAGCCCTGCAGCATGACTCCCCGCCGGATTGGAATCCAAATAGGTCAGACCGCTGGGCAGGCTGTCCGACACCAGGACATCTACAGCAGGAGTTCCGCCCTGATTGGTGACCTCGATCGTGTACGCGACGATCTGCCCGGTGTAAGCGACCGCCGGTCCGCTCTTCTGGATGCTGAGG comes from the Desulfatiglans anilini DSM 4660 genome and includes:
- a CDS encoding efflux RND transporter permease subunit, with amino-acid sequence MFSRFFIERPIFATVVSLIIVIAGLVAMSALPVSQYPSITPVQIQVTTTYPGADSKTVGDSVAAPIEAQINGVDNMLYMTSTSSSTGQMTITVYFTLDTDPDMAEVQVQNRVNLAMPQLPEAVVQYGVSVQKKSSSMLMIVAVTDDEGRYSPEYVTNYANVYILDAIKRVNGAGQAQIFGVPDQAMRIWMNPDRMASLGITTSDIQNAVAKQNALFGAGQVGQQPTDGPVQLTFPVVTEAPFVTPAEYENIILRAGQEGSAIVRLKDVARAEVGRRLYIDDNRLNGKPATFIAVYQQPGANGLEVSKAVRKTLQDMKRTLPEGIDYLIALDTTDFVRLSIKEVIHTLFEAIFLVVLVVYLFLQSFRATIICTVAIFVALIGTFPGMLALGFSINLLTLFGIVLAIGMVVDDAIVVVENVERNMTKNNLAPKEATIRAMEEIGTSLIAVVLVMASVFIPAAFLPGTTGQLYKQFAITIVISVALSGFVALTLTPAMCGLMLKHSSPPRRGPFAWFNRLFDRFTLAFGDAVVLMIKRMTVAFILLAVFMGVLVHLFRTTPTSFVPNEDQGYLMGLVMMPDAASLERTVETSSRIDAIFSKDPAVAVRSAINGYSLIDGQYKPNAATFFVSLEDFEERYSSIDRARKENARAVLQSAYAQAQAIDTGRFIPIPPPAIPGIGTTGGFEFWVQDKGSGDPARLYQITQDFLAKARQRPELSGLNTTFRAASQQLKAEVDREKSMLLGLPVEDVYSALQAQFGSITVSQFNQYSRVWNVVLQSDAPFRREPADITRIYTRSHNGEMIPLSAVVTARYVSGPDMVPHFNGFPAAQVTGSAAPGYSSGDAIAAMEQVAAEVLPEGYNYAWSGMAYEEKQSGGTSTAAFAFGLIIVFLVLAAQFESWTLPGSVMTAVPFGVLGALAFNWMRGLENNVYFQIGLLVLIGLGAKNAVLRVTFAVELRRQGLSVMEATIKAGEERLRPIIMTSLAFIFGVLPLAVATGAGANARHSIGTGIMGGMIGEATLAMLYVPLFFYLFDRWSERSKGKHTPPPPPAAPAAPEDRHPEVN
- a CDS encoding efflux transporter outer membrane subunit; the encoded protein is MRRLALLFLLLLLAGCMTGPDYHRPELDVPPSFRYAEADAKQTADTEWWKSFEDPVLTALIGEALTNNHTLKAAAANIEQAAAVLMQVRSPLFPQADYGAAAGRARTSGFGTSPLSSLIENPSDSFQVFAGASWEIDLWGRIRRLSEAARADLFASEEAYRGVILSLVSAVAESYIQLRGLDEQLAIARRTLEAYGESVELFELQHRHGQVSRLIVEQARSQYQTAAAAIPQIESQVAQTENALSILLGRNPGGIDRGRSILEMALPAVPAGLPSELLERRPDLAQAEQNLIAANARIGAAKALYFPTISLTGAFGFESSELSDLFQGSSKTWSYSGSVTGPIFTAGAIKGQVKQAEAARLASLETYRDTILNAFKDTENALVSRRKLSNELQARESLAAALREYARLARMQYDGGYTPYLTVLDAESQLFPAELNVAQTRALLLTSYITLYKSLGGGAVGSDQDKYLQLKDKDAKIGPFWALKPPFWGQNQ
- a CDS encoding efflux RND transporter periplasmic adaptor subunit; its protein translation is MMVENASRFEVSPVSCRKGRTPLFRSALVPLLILWMLWGCNKPEPGGAQTTEQPVNVVATTVKTQDVPIVFEFIAQVESSREVNIQARVSGFLEKRVYIEGAVVQEGETLFLMDQRPFKAQLVQAEAALARQQAAYEVARRNLARVKPLAAADALSQKDLDDATGQYQSTAAAVEQAKATVEQARLDLSYTVITSPVTGITGSAEQADGTYLSFNNSQLTTVTVLSPIYVNFSVSENDWLRSRDQIAKGRLIQPEGEAYTAEIILADGSLYPLTGRLTFADPSFNPETGTFLIRATFDNPDGELHPNQYVRIRLKGAIRPNAVLVPQRAVQQSSKGHFVWIQGKDDRAETRPVLVGEWHGDQWVISEGLHPGDRVIVDGMLALRPGALLKVNHPIDQEGTEKPAVDHNDPPESGR